A single Nicotiana tabacum cultivar K326 chromosome 5, ASM71507v2, whole genome shotgun sequence DNA region contains:
- the LOC142181043 gene encoding uncharacterized protein LOC142181043 — protein MEVAGTSRVTELYELEEFRYLAFESKKLYKERMKRLHDQNIVERNFKLGDMVLLYNSRLRLFPGKLKSRWSGPFRVVEVFPSGVVEIATENDSRTFRVNSQILKPYVGMSEKKEVSEMHLTEPQRSSEP, from the coding sequence ATGGAAGTTGCGGGCACGTCAAGAGTCACTGAATTGTATGAGCTCGAGGAGTTCAGatatcttgcttttgagagcaaaaaattgtacaaggagagaatgaagaggcTGCACGACCAGAACATTGTTGAGAGAAATTTCAAACTCGGGGACatggtattgctatacaactcaAGACTACGTCTGTTCCCAGGTAAACttaagtcacgatggtctggaccatttcgaGTAGTTGAAGTTTTCCCTTCAGGAGTTGTTGAGATTGCCACAGAGAATGACTCTCGTACATTCAGAGTCAATAGTCAAATATTGAAGCCATATGTGGGCATGAGCGAGAAAAAGGAAGTGTCTGAGATGCACCTGACTGAACCACaaaggtcgagcgagccttaa